From Gemmatimonadales bacterium, one genomic window encodes:
- a CDS encoding efflux RND transporter periplasmic adaptor subunit: MKRFLSVVVMTCAAGGAAAAVALHGRAAHGTTYRTVAVERGAIAATVSSTGTLGAVSTVQVGTQVSGQIAELKADFNSRVSRGELIARLDSTLLWLEVRQVEAVVRQARADSVVKQFALDQAQPLFEAGLMSRADYVTAHAANEAAQAALTSAEVSLAKARQSLSYVYIYAPIGGTVIERNVDVGQTVAASFSAPQLFLIAADLREMQILVSVDEADIGAIRVGQPVSFTVEAYPNRTFTGTVRQVRLKSATSNNVVSYTAVVGVANPDLALLPGMTATVAFEVARVTDVLKVSNAALRFQAPAALVAEWRAAHPEPLAAASAGLSDSMARLWVLDAGGRPGILTVRTGLSDGVSTAISGTGVVAGLRVIAGAGSNGAAAATGAASPFQSTRSSGNGGPPPPGGV, from the coding sequence ATGAAACGGTTCCTCTCCGTCGTGGTGATGACGTGCGCCGCCGGCGGCGCGGCCGCCGCCGTTGCACTGCACGGCCGGGCCGCGCACGGGACGACGTACCGCACGGTAGCGGTGGAGCGCGGCGCCATCGCCGCCACGGTCAGCTCGACGGGGACGCTGGGCGCGGTGAGCACGGTGCAGGTGGGCACGCAGGTATCCGGACAGATCGCCGAGCTCAAGGCGGATTTCAACTCCCGCGTGAGCCGGGGCGAGCTGATCGCGCGGCTCGACTCGACCTTGCTCTGGCTCGAGGTCCGCCAGGTGGAGGCGGTCGTGCGGCAGGCCCGGGCCGACTCGGTCGTGAAGCAATTCGCCCTCGACCAGGCGCAGCCCCTCTTCGAGGCCGGCCTGATGTCGCGCGCCGACTACGTCACGGCCCACGCGGCCAACGAGGCGGCGCAGGCCGCCCTCACCTCGGCGGAGGTGAGCCTGGCCAAGGCGCGGCAGAGCCTCAGCTACGTCTACATCTACGCCCCCATCGGGGGCACCGTGATCGAGCGGAACGTGGACGTCGGCCAGACGGTGGCGGCGAGCTTCTCCGCGCCACAGCTCTTCCTCATCGCCGCCGACCTCAGGGAGATGCAGATCCTCGTGTCGGTCGACGAGGCGGACATCGGCGCGATCCGGGTCGGGCAGCCGGTGAGCTTCACCGTGGAGGCGTACCCGAACCGGACCTTCACCGGCACGGTGCGGCAGGTCCGGCTGAAGTCCGCGACGTCCAACAACGTGGTCAGCTACACGGCGGTGGTGGGGGTCGCCAATCCCGATCTCGCGCTCCTGCCAGGGATGACGGCGACGGTCGCCTTCGAGGTGGCCAGGGTGACGGACGTGCTGAAGGTCTCGAACGCGGCGCTGCGCTTCCAGGCCCCCGCCGCGCTGGTCGCGGAGTGGCGGGCGGCGCATCCGGAGCCGCTCGCGGCGGCGTCCGCGGGCCTGTCGGACTCGATGGCCCGGCTGTGGGTCCTCGACGCCGGCGGGCGGCCCGGCATCCTCACGGTGCGCACCGGCCTGAGCGACGGCGTGAGCACGGCGATCTCGGGCACCGGCGTCGTCGCGGGGCTGCGCGTCATCGCCGGCGCGGGCTCGAACGGCGCCGCGGCTGCGACCGGGGCGGCGAGCCCGTTCCAGAGCACCCGCTCGAGCGGCAACGGCGGCCCGCCGCCGCCCGGAGGCGTGTGA
- a CDS encoding ABC transporter ATP-binding protein translates to MAIQLIPSRGAPKVEAAATDTAVIRVEAIKKTYFTGKTEVHALRGVNVRIERGEMVAIMGASGSGKSTLMNILGCLDQPTSGSYWLDGVRVDGMSKNQLADIRNAKIGFVFQGFNLLARTTALDNVELPLLYDRSGKKLDTKAMSREALERVGLGDRTHHEPSELSGGQQQRVAIARALVTQPALVLADEPTGNLDTRTSVEVLSVFQELNQQGITIVLVTHEHDIAQYCRRVVELRDGHVVRDTAISDRHVAAADLGELQPEEVD, encoded by the coding sequence ATGGCGATCCAGCTGATTCCCTCGCGCGGCGCGCCGAAGGTCGAGGCGGCGGCGACCGACACCGCGGTCATCCGGGTGGAGGCGATCAAGAAGACGTACTTCACCGGCAAGACCGAAGTGCACGCGCTGCGCGGCGTGAACGTCAGGATCGAGCGGGGCGAGATGGTCGCCATCATGGGGGCCTCGGGCTCCGGCAAGTCCACGCTGATGAACATCCTCGGCTGTCTCGACCAGCCCACGTCGGGCAGCTACTGGCTCGACGGCGTGCGGGTGGACGGCATGAGCAAGAACCAGCTCGCCGACATCCGCAACGCGAAGATCGGGTTCGTGTTTCAGGGCTTCAATCTCCTGGCGCGGACCACGGCGCTCGACAACGTCGAGCTGCCGCTGCTGTACGATCGCAGCGGGAAGAAGCTGGACACCAAGGCGATGTCGCGCGAGGCGCTGGAACGCGTCGGCCTCGGCGACCGCACCCATCACGAGCCGAGCGAGCTGTCGGGTGGCCAGCAGCAGCGGGTGGCGATCGCGCGGGCGCTGGTCACGCAGCCGGCCCTCGTGCTGGCGGACGAGCCGACCGGCAACCTCGACACGCGCACCTCCGTCGAGGTGCTCTCGGTGTTCCAGGAGCTGAACCAGCAGGGCATCACCATCGTGCTGGTCACGCACGAGCACGACATCGCGCAGTACTGCCGGCGTGTGGTGGAGCTGCGGGACGGGCATGTCGTCCGCGACACGGCCATCAGCGACCGGCACGTGGCGGCGGCGGACCTGGGCGAGTTGCAGCCGGAAGAGGTGGACTGA
- a CDS encoding ABC transporter permease codes for MKATRLVDIATKSILKNKLRTLLTMLGIIIGVGAVIVMVAVGQGAKSEIQRRIDNLGTNMIVVTQAATRQGGVSGGAGTSGRLTLDDYAALVKEGLLLSHVSPVLVAPSQIIGGANNWRTLVDGVSLDYQGIRDWTVSSGRFFDQGDLQANRKVAVIGKTVSDNLFPGQDAVGAQIRIRNEPFQVIGVLSPKGQTAEGTDQDDLILAPYTTVHTRLAGGFSFLPQILASTANKEDLPAAEQEITQILRGSHKLPSYADNDFTVRNQDDLAEAAQGTTNVMTMLLAAIASISLLVGGIGIMNIMLVSVTERTREIGIRMAIGARGGDVLTQFLVESIVMSLIGGAIGVGIGFAGAAILSKATGWQTAIAPQMVFVALGFSAAVGIFFGFYPARKAAALDPIQALRYE; via the coding sequence ATGAAGGCGACGCGGCTGGTGGACATCGCCACCAAGAGCATCCTGAAGAACAAGCTGCGGACGTTGCTCACGATGCTGGGCATCATCATCGGCGTGGGCGCGGTGATCGTGATGGTCGCGGTGGGGCAGGGCGCCAAGTCGGAGATCCAGCGGCGCATCGACAACCTCGGCACCAACATGATCGTGGTCACGCAGGCGGCGACCCGGCAGGGTGGGGTGAGCGGCGGGGCGGGGACGTCGGGCCGCCTGACGCTCGACGACTACGCGGCGCTGGTGAAGGAGGGGCTGCTGCTCTCGCACGTCTCCCCGGTCCTGGTGGCCCCGAGCCAGATCATCGGCGGCGCCAACAACTGGCGGACGCTGGTGGACGGCGTGTCGCTCGACTACCAGGGCATCCGCGACTGGACGGTCTCGTCGGGCCGGTTCTTTGACCAGGGCGATCTGCAGGCCAACCGCAAGGTGGCGGTGATCGGCAAGACGGTGTCGGACAACCTCTTCCCGGGGCAGGACGCGGTGGGGGCGCAGATCCGCATCCGCAACGAGCCGTTCCAGGTGATCGGGGTGCTGTCGCCGAAGGGGCAGACGGCGGAGGGCACGGACCAGGACGACCTGATCCTCGCGCCGTACACCACGGTGCACACGCGGCTCGCGGGCGGGTTCAGCTTCCTCCCGCAGATCCTGGCCAGCACGGCCAACAAGGAGGATCTCCCGGCGGCGGAGCAGGAGATCACGCAGATCCTGCGTGGCTCGCACAAGCTGCCGAGCTACGCCGACAACGACTTCACCGTCCGGAACCAGGACGACCTGGCGGAGGCCGCGCAGGGCACGACGAACGTGATGACGATGCTCCTCGCGGCGATCGCGAGCATCTCGCTGCTCGTGGGCGGGATCGGGATCATGAACATCATGCTGGTGTCGGTCACGGAACGGACGCGGGAGATCGGGATCCGCATGGCCATCGGGGCGCGTGGCGGCGACGTGCTGACGCAGTTCCTGGTGGAGAGCATCGTGATGAGCCTGATCGGGGGGGCGATCGGCGTCGGCATCGGCTTCGCGGGCGCCGCGATCCTCTCCAAGGCGACGGGATGGCAGACGGCGATCGCGCCGCAGATGGTGTTCGTCGCCCTCGGCTTCTCCGCCGCCGTCGGCATCTTCTTCGGCTTCTATCCGGCGCGCAAGGCCGCGGCGCTGGATCCGATCCAGGCGCTCCGCTACGAGTAG